GGATCGTATCCTTGGTCGTGTTGCTCTTGAGCCCGTCTGGGATAGCGATGACAACATTCTTGTCGACGCCAACCAAGAGATCGACGAGGACATCGCTGACACCATCGAGGATGCAGGTATCGAGAAAGTGCGAATTCGCTCGACTCTCACCTGTTCTACCTTGGACGGTGTGTGTGCCCTTTGTTACGGCCGTGACCTCGCACGTGGCCGTATGGTCAACGTCGGTGAGGCCGTCGGTACAATCGCTGCTCAGTCGATCGGTGAGCCAGGTACTCAGTTGACCATGCGTACGTTCCACATCGGTGGTGTTTCGTCTCTTCGTGTTGAGCAATCTTCACATGAGGCACGCACAGCCGGTACGGTTCGTCTCGAAAACGTCAAGTTCGTCGAGCGCGAAGAACTCGGTAAGAAGTCTCTTATCGTGATGACTCGTAACGGCGAGATTGTGATTCAGGACGATGCGGGTCGTGAGCGTGAGCGCTACCCACTGGTCTACGGTGCTCGTCTTTACTTCAAAGACGGCGACAAGATTGCTGCTGGCAATCTCATCGCTGAGTGGGAACCGTTCGCAACACCTGTCATCACTGACCAGGCTGGTATCGTGAAGTTCGACGATCTCTTCGAAGGCATCTCCATGGAGGAGCGCTTCGACGAGAACACCGGTCTTTCACGTAAGGTGATCACCGAAAGCCGCGACACGAGCCTTCGTCCTCGAATCGTGATCCGCGAAAACAAGAAAGGTGGAAAGCAGCTCAATGCCTTCTTCCTCCCTGTTGGCGCTCAGATCTTCGTTCAAGAGGGTCAGGAACTCGAAGTTGGTACCATCCTCGCCAAGATTCCTCGTGAAACCACGAAGAACAAGGACATCACCGGTGGTCTTCCACGTGTTGCCGAGCTCTTCGAGGCACGTAAGCCAAAAGAGCACGCCATCATCTCGGAAATCGACGGTGTGGTGACGTTCGGCAAGGAAACCAAAGGCAAGCGTACGGTTGTCGTTACACCTGAAATCGGTGACGCGCGTTCGTACCAGATTCCGAAGGGCAAGCACATCACCGTGCTCGAAGGCGACCACGTGCGACGTGGTGAAGCCCTCATGGAAGGCTCCGAGAACCCACACGATATTCTTCGTGTACGTGGTCGCAAAGAGCTCTCCAAGTACATGGTGGACGAGATCCAAGAGGTTTACCGACTCCAAGGTGTGCGTATCAACGATAAGCACATCGAGATCATCGTGCGTCAGATGCTCCGCAAGGTCCGCATCGTAGACGTGGGTGACTCCGACTTCTTGGCCGATGAGTCGGTCGAGCGTTCGGTGGTGGAAGAAGTGAACTTGCGCCTTCAGAACCAGGGCTTGCGCCGTGCGGTTTGGGATGACTTGTTGCTCGGAATCACGAAAGCCTCGCTTTCGACCGAGTCGTTCATCTCGGCGTCTTCGTTCCAAGAGACCACCAAGGTGCTCACCGAGGCTTCGCTCTCGAGCAAAGTCGACCACCTGCGCGGACTCAAAGAGAACGTCATCACGGGTCGTCTTATCCCAGCTGGTACCGGTGCTCCGGTCTACCAGAAGCTCAAGCACAAGGTCATCGAGCCTGAGGAGCTTCCAGACGATATCGTACGTAAGTACGGCAATATCGATGAAGAGCTCGCCGCAGGTGAGTAAGAGAATCTTGGCTTGAGGCCAGAAATCAAAAGGCCCTCGGAGCGATGCTTCGAGGGCCTTTTCTTTGTGTCTTACGGCGATAGGTTCAGCCGGCGTGAAACCGAGCCATTTCCGAATAGTGGGCCGCTGAATCCAAGAAGCCTTGGACTTCTTCGTCAGTGGTTTGCCTCACAACTCGCCCAGGAGCGCCCATGATGACGCTACGAGGTGGGAACTTCTTTCCAGGAGTGATTAGGGCTCCGGCACCCACAAGGCTAAACTCGCCGACTTCAGCCTCATCGAGGATGATGGCTCCCATTCCGATGAGGGAGGTGTGTCCAATGGTACAGCCGTGGAGGATTGCTCGGTGGCCTACCGTCACATCGTCTCCGATAACCGTCGGACATACGCCGGTGGTCGCATGGATCATGGAGAGGTCTTGAATATTGGTACGTGCGCCGATGATGATGTCTTGCACATCACCACGAAGGACTGCGTTGTACCAAATGGACGCTTGGTCTGAGAGGTGAACACGTCCGATGACGTGAGCACCGGCCGCGATGAAGACGTCCTCGCCGAGTTTGGGCCAGATGCCTCGAAAGGCCGAGATATTAGTCTTCATCTTCTTCTTCGAAGAGTTTTCCGTACTTATCTAGCTTGTTGAGCACGTCGCCTTCTTCTTCGCCCTCGGCGCCTTCTTCCGACTCTTCTTCGTCGGCTTCAGAGTCTTCGCCGGCCGAGCTTTCCGAAAGTTCAGAAGATTCGGAATCAGCCGAGCTCTCGGAGAGATCTGAGTCTTCGCCTTCTTCAGCTTCTTCGCCATCCTCAAGGGGCGCGAGTTCAACCTTGAGGCCGCTTGCTCCATATTGGATTGGGTCGCGCAAGAAGACGAATCCACCGCGCTTGTCCAAAATCTTCATCACATCTTTTGAGCTGTAGAGGTCGGCCAAAATCTCGTCGATATTATCGTAACGGTCGCTCTGATCGTCCATGGACATGCGGTCGAAGATATCATCGAGTTTACGCGGAATGTCCGGGTAGAAGCTCGAAGGCATCGGAGAGCGACGGCCAGGCACTTTGCCGGTCAACATCTCGTAAAGCATGATTCCAAGCGAGTAGATATCACTCTTGACGCTCGAGGCGTTCGGGTCACGGAACTGTTCCGGACTCATGTAGGCCACGGTTCCGACGCCTACATAAACCTGATTGGCACGCGATCCGTCGAGCTCCACCACTTGGGAGATTCCGAAGTCCGTGATAAGCGCGTTGCCTGCAGAATCGAGCACCACGTTCTCAGGCTTGATGCCACCGTGGGTCACGTCGTGATCGTGTGCCGACGAAAGTGCGTGCAGGATTTGGAGGAAGTACTTGAGCGCCACCTGGAGGGGAGGGCGCCCATCAACATCGATGAGTCGGCGTAGGTTTCCATTAGGTGCGAGTTGCATGACCACAAACGGAAAGCGGGCGTCGGTGTCGAGGTCGATCGTTTGGATGATATTGGGGTGAATCAGTCGAGACTGAGTCTGAACGATCTGGGTGAAGCGTGCGATGATATCGCTTCGCTGGACACCCGCAAACACGTCGAAGATCTCTTTGATCTCTTTGAGCGCGACCACGCGATCAA
This Microvenator marinus DNA region includes the following protein-coding sequences:
- a CDS encoding serine/threonine-protein kinase, which translates into the protein MVDSTTKGPTLGVALDDLKIIASAIRDQNPDGSASYTAMQQTLPKLNLHLLTYIRFLENHGYAEYDRVNDSITISASTHEALHNPDVWREDVKSSLGAHLKLDDDDGLDFDVDNILEGFGEISEPNPEPLELDQDENTGPDLAIPDVDFSTEPFEPSTPPATNTMTQDPLRERRFSTGNQKAVSPESATPASSGLYERLEELGSGGMGTVFKAKQVKLDRVVALKEIKEIFDVFAGVQRSDIIARFTQIVQTQSRLIHPNIIQTIDLDTDARFPFVVMQLAPNGNLRRLIDVDGRPPLQVALKYFLQILHALSSAHDHDVTHGGIKPENVVLDSAGNALITDFGISQVVELDGSRANQVYVGVGTVAYMSPEQFRDPNASSVKSDIYSLGIMLYEMLTGKVPGRRSPMPSSFYPDIPRKLDDIFDRMSMDDQSDRYDNIDEILADLYSSKDVMKILDKRGGFVFLRDPIQYGASGLKVELAPLEDGEEAEEGEDSDLSESSADSESSELSESSAGEDSEADEEESEEGAEGEEEGDVLNKLDKYGKLFEEEDED
- a CDS encoding gamma carbonic anhydrase family protein — protein: MKTNISAFRGIWPKLGEDVFIAAGAHVIGRVHLSDQASIWYNAVLRGDVQDIIIGARTNIQDLSMIHATTGVCPTVIGDDVTVGHRAILHGCTIGHTSLIGMGAIILDEAEVGEFSLVGAGALITPGKKFPPRSVIMGAPGRVVRQTTDEEVQGFLDSAAHYSEMARFHAG